A window of the Deltaproteobacteria bacterium genome harbors these coding sequences:
- a CDS encoding PAS domain-containing protein translates to ILEKQQYLLIVETWVPLLKGKKAFLWAKASPLYDSKGDIVGAIESIRDITKRERLEELLRMSEEKYRQLFATVPDAIYIFDADTRRFIDVNESTLRLYGYTREEFLKMKLADITAEPEESEKVVEITLIGKKHTIPLRYHRKKDKTVFPVEASTSAFDLGGRNVICVVVRDITERILVEKVIKESEERYRTLFERTANPVVVIDTEGNYITCNNAALQFFQCTKDELLSRNILDFIPPNKKRHELETHKSLWESGGSVETEYYIRGKVKFMEMTITPTILQDKNVVLVIGKDITKRKQAEEALRESERRLADIIDFLYPREAAVSSDCGDMGPFIKGEEGLSLGKGKPSL, encoded by the coding sequence TATCCTCGAGAAGCAGCAGTATCTTCTGATTGTGGAGACATGGGTCCCTTTATTAAAGGGGAAGAAGGCCTTTCTCTGGGCAAAGGCAAGCCCTCTTTATGACAGCAAGGGGGACATCGTAGGCGCCATCGAGTCGATCCGCGACATTACCAAGCGCGAGCGACTGGAGGAATTGCTGCGAATGAGTGAAGAAAAATACCGGCAGCTTTTCGCAACGGTACCGGATGCCATCTACATTTTTGATGCGGATACGCGCCGGTTCATCGACGTAAATGAGAGCACCTTGAGACTGTACGGCTACACCCGGGAGGAATTTCTCAAGATGAAACTTGCAGACATCACCGCAGAACCGGAGGAGTCAGAGAAAGTTGTAGAGATAACGCTCATCGGGAAAAAGCACACAATACCGCTTCGCTATCACAGGAAAAAAGACAAAACAGTGTTTCCCGTGGAAGCATCCACGAGTGCGTTTGACCTGGGGGGACGGAATGTAATCTGTGTTGTGGTCCGTGATATTACCGAACGCATACTGGTTGAGAAGGTAATAAAGGAGAGCGAGGAAAGATACCGCACGTTGTTCGAGAGAACGGCAAATCCTGTCGTGGTTATCGATACAGAGGGAAATTATATCACGTGCAACAATGCGGCACTCCAGTTCTTTCAGTGTACGAAAGATGAGCTTTTGTCGAGAAATATACTCGATTTCATTCCACCGAACAAAAAACGGCATGAACTTGAAACACATAAATCCTTGTGGGAATCCGGTGGGTCTGTGGAAACTGAATACTACATCCGTGGCAAGGTCAAGTTTATGGAGATGACCATTACACCAACAATATTGCAGGATAAGAATGTGGTTTTGGTGATAGGGAAAGATATTACCAAGCGAAAGCAGGCGGAAGAGGCGCTGCGGGAGTCGGAGAGACGGTTAGCGGATATTATTGATTTTCTGTATCCTCGAGAAGCAGCAGTATCTTCTGATTGTGGAGACATGGGTCCCTTTATTAAAGGGGAAGAAGGCCTTTCTCTGGGCAAAGGCAAGCCCTCTTTATGA